The following is a genomic window from Fusarium oxysporum Fo47 chromosome IV, complete sequence.
CACCAGTAACGAAAAAGAGGGAGTAACCCCGGAAGGATTTGCCGATCTATCAACAAGTGAGACGGCTGCGAGAGATCCATATCTCGGGCGAGGAAAGCCTGCAAAGTGGCAGTTCCGGTTCTTCCAACCCAACCCGCATCCTTTCAAGGCTATCCTTTTGGACCTATGGATCCCTTGGAAGCTGTTCGCATTTCCCATCGTTCAATTTGCCAGCTTCGTTGTATCTTGGAGCTGCTCTTCTTTCCTCACCATTAATCTAACCCAAAGTCAAGTACTTGCCGCGCCACCTTACAACTTCTCTACTCAGACCATCGGCTTCACCAATTTTGCTATCTTTGCTGGTGCTTTGATCGGCCTGGCCACTGGTGGTCCTCTATCTGACTGGGTGGCTGCCAAGCTCACTGCAAGGAATAACGGTATTCGTGAGCCAGAAATGAGGCTGGTTGCCATGATCCCATTTGTTCTTATTATGTACCTTGGCAACATCATCGTCTCGGTTGGATATGAGAACCATTGGCCATGGGAAGTCATTGTGCTTATCGGGTATTCTTGCGCCGGCATCCAAGTCGCAGCCCTCCCCAGCATTTCAAGCACGTATGCTGTTGACAGTTACAAGCCTGTTGCTGGCAGCTTATTTGTCAGTATCACAGTCAACAAAAATGTTTGGGGTTATGGATTTAGTAAATTCATTACGCCTTGGAGCATGAAGGCTGGGTAAGTTGTCTACTAGTTTCTCAATCTGGCTGTTACTAATTCTTGCAGATTTATCCCACCTATCATGACCAATGGAAGTTTGGTTTTCCTCTGGTGTCTGTTTGGTGTTGTATTCTACTACTACGGCAAGACATTCCGTCGTTGGACCAAGAATAGTAGTGTCCATAGGCTTTAGTTCTTCGGCGGATATTATGGTATCATTCAGTGGACATGCTAGTTAGGTAATAACAACCAGAGATAGTTTTTTGCATCTAAATATCTTCAAGTCCTTTTTGTGCAGATGAATGTTTAGCATTGTTAAATAATGTCTATGAAGCCCCGGCCTCACTTTTACCTGGGATGCTCAAGGCATATGAGAGCCTTTTGTAATTAACTCTAACATGGGCCTTTCAAGTACATACAGAAGCGCCTTAAAGCGAGAACCGCCATCTGTCTCCTTCGCCTGCCGCTTCAACTTGTTCCTCTTCTAACCGCCCCTTAGCCGCAAGTTTCTTGTTAAGCCATAGATACTGCCCATTGGACACAATCGCAAATACTAAGGCAATGGATGCAAGTGTGAGAATGACCGTAAACCCTGTCCTGTATAGTGGCGCATCATGTGCTTGGAAAATCTGAGCACCCGCCAAACCAGCCGCGTTGGCAGTCATGATAAGGAGAGCCATCGTGATGGACCGTTCTGCAGGATTCCGAATGTTGACGGCAAGCCAGGACCCGTTCAAAGGATGAGCGACAGATCCCCAAAGCGTGGTACAGGTAAGGATGCCATATTTGAGATCGCGATTGGTGCTTGTGGCCAATTGTCTAGTCGCGAGGCAGAATGCGAAACTCAGAACAGTAGCGAGAAGAATCAGAAACCCTCGCCTCTGAGTTTTGTCTGCAATCCATCCAAACAACAGATTTAGCACGATGACAATCCAACCGCCAACAGATGACAGTGCGTTTGCTTGAAGGCGATCATAGCCGTAGCTTGCAATGATGGACGGTTGATATGTTCCGAGTGGTGAGATAATGGCGATGCAGCAGAAGGAGACAGTCAGCTGCGGGTAAATACACCACCTGGAAAACGCGGACTTGATGTCAACCCACTTGACATATTTGTGCTTTGGACCTTGGGTAGGATTGTCGATGGTAATAcggttgatgaggatgtgGATTTCTCGTGGTGTGAAGTACAAGTGACCAAAAATGTTTGACGGATTTGCGGGAGAGTTTGGCATAAGAAAGGCGAAAACAACACCGATTACTATTGTGATGATACCCTCGAGAAGGAACATCCACTGCCAGCCAGATAGTCCAGCTATACCTCTCATCTGGAGGATACCGTAGGCAATAAGACCACTTGCCGCCGAAGCAACCATGTTGCCAAGGAAGAAGGCAGTGAAGCGTCTGCTAGTCTCATTGCGTTTGTACCACTGCGTCAGAGTGTACAAGCCAGCAGGAATGAAGCCGGCTTCCAAAAGGCCGAGTAATAGTCTAGTAGCATAATATGCACCAACGCCTTTTCCTTTGATGAATGCTTGAAATGTGGCGACCAAGCCCCAGCAAAAGATCTGACAGCTGATCCACTTCTGAGGACCCAAGCGATAGAGAACAAGGTTGCTCGGCAATTCTAGCAGGACAATTCCTAGGCTGAGGAGCTGGTTTCCAATGTTGAACTGGAATTGAGTGATGCCCACTTCAGGGAGGAAGAAGTCTGTGAGGGCGTTGCCGATATTGCCGCGGTCGAGCTGCAAAACGAAGAAGCCGGCGATAAGCAGAGGCATGATAAGAAGATCCAGCTTGCGAACGAGAGCCCGTTCTTCGGCTTCGGACCAATCAATGAGGGGCCGCTGCTCAGGGCTATTGGAATCATTATCGCGACCCGAACTGTAGCCATCCACAGTGGATGGAAGCGATTCCTTTTCGATCATCATGTCTGAGGGCGTAATTGAAAGGACAAGGTAATTCTGAGTGTTGAAGCAACAATATTCTACAATCGTTCATGGCACAAGACAGAGTCTAcataataaataattcttgCAACAGCCTCTTTTACATCTCGCAATCAAGATGCGGCATTTCGCAATACTCCAACTTCCAGTCTATCGCACTTACATCTTCGTCAACTCACAAAGTAGCTGAATGAAGCAATCTATAATACCCTGCAACAATGGAAGTCGCTGCGTTGTCGAATCGAACGAACCAATGAGGCCATGATCCGAGCGACAGCCCGGTCTTTCTGGCTTGCTTAGCGTTATCATGAATGAGGGCTAGCTTCGATCTGTCAGACGCCATCGACATA
Proteins encoded in this region:
- a CDS encoding MFS transporter; this translates as MMIEKESLPSTVDGYSSGRDNDSNSPEQRPLIDWSEAEERALVRKLDLLIMPLLIAGFFVLQLDRGNIGNALTDFFLPEVGITQFQFNIGNQLLSLGIVLLELPSNLVLYRLGPQKWISCQIFCWGLVATFQAFIKGKGVGAYYATRLLLGLLEAGFIPAGLYTLTQWYKRNETSRRFTAFFLGNMVASAASGLIAYGILQMRGIAGLSGWQWMFLLEGIITIVIGVVFAFLMPNSPANPSNIFGHLYFTPREIHILINRITIDNPTQGPKHKYVKWVDIKSAFSRWCIYPQLTVSFCCIAIISPLGTYQPSIIASYGYDRLQANALSSVGGWIVIVLNLLFGWIADKTQRRGFLILLATVLSFAFCLATRQLATSTNRDLKYGILTCTTLWGSVAHPLNGSWLAVNIRNPAERSITMALLIMTANAAGLAGAQIFQAHDAPLYRTGFTVILTLASIALVFAIVSNGQYLWLNKKLAAKGRLEEEQVEAAGEGDRWRFSL